A region of Cataglyphis hispanica isolate Lineage 1 chromosome 6, ULB_Chis1_1.0, whole genome shotgun sequence DNA encodes the following proteins:
- the LOC126850225 gene encoding protein artichoke-like — MWTTRPRTRRKWRQTSTSSCRERDNWRNRRRDSFRIIYSVILAACMAAQEARGAKCPPPDTIPGCPCYNFENGGLFLECAGATEESLRNALSGVIHAAGEEGALVQSLSVYELDRKVEELRSAAFPAGSQIRHLQISHSAIREVSEDAFQRLSKSLESLALVSGRLPHVPQKAMATLSLLKALDLEANLVYELPSFSFYGLSLIKLNLKGNQIVKISEYAFAGLETTLKDLDLAENKIRVFPMTSLRRLEHLTSLRLAWNEVSQLPEDGYSRLIALNFLDLSSNNFKDIPLNCFRCCPSLKTLSLYYNVVEAVDKDAFISLIDLESIDLSHNKIVFLDVATFRANQKLRSIDLSHNHIHYIRGVFSRLPELKELFLAENNILEIPAETFAGSTSLSVVYLEQNAIRRIDARGLVTLGQLAQLHLSGNYIEKVPRDFLEHCENLSTLSLDGNNIRELEVGTFAKAKQLRELRLQDNQITEVKRGVFAPLPSLLELHLQNNAITDMETGALRSLHNLQHVNLQGNLLAVLGDVFQVSNDVGENSGSSLVSIQLDNNGLGVLHNDSLRGQASVRIMWLGHNRLTRLQAPLFRDLLLVERLYLTNNSISRIEDTAFKPMQALKFLELSMNRLSHVTAKTFSELHELEELYLQDNGLRRLDAYALTALKKLRVLDLANNHLNVLHDEIFQEGLPIRTLNLKNCTVSIIENGAFRGLNNLYELNLEHNHFTAMALDRLDIPGLRVLRISYNNFSQINATSLDGLPSLQHLAMESSQIHRISAEIFSKNKNLGKLLLSNNLLRILPATLFLGLEALKEVKLDGNRFQEVPYDVFANATTIEFLSLANNVISHVDMSRLNGLISLRELDLRGNCITSLNGFAAVNFSRLIFVDLSHNQLKALPANFFARSNMLRTIELAANKFRQIPAVALTAQNIPSLAWLNVTANPLTRIHEISSEAKYPALQEIHISGTNLSIVTSQDFEAFPALMHLFMGNNMISRVSPSAFRNLPNLLTLDLSINKLELLPQERLKGLEQLRLLNLTHNHLKELEDFPPDLKALQVLDLSFNQISGVGRSTFQHLESLAELHLYGNWISSISSDAFKPLKKLRILDLSRNYLANLPLNAFRPLETQIRSLRAEENPLHCNCDSQELWEWLRDHQKLVGGGMSRNRGGGLRMNDMDGSLLRCEQPPELRGLVFLDLDPRAFCSAPLVLKLAIQDIQPFSVLVSWQSRNHSSLRGYQVAYHALDNVDEVRAKILEPSARSVKLSKLSSNTRYLICVFGLGNWMTSRTEDGPIEQLNFTQIEILASTPSSQMKDSTTSRCTEVKTLDAPDAIISSDGSAMGDVGSVSSFLTRRLGLIVGCCMGFVVFLLLVSVLGYLKVKKQREAVKREQQPIPPEYISYRHFSIQSGEAGHTRQTSQDGQHPNFINNTTLNV; from the exons atgtggaCGACGCGGCCGCGGACCAGACGAAAGTGGCGACAAACGTCGACCTCGTCGTGCAGAGAACGTGACAATTGGCGGAATCGTCGTCGGGACAGTTTCCGCATCATCTACTCGGTGATATTGGCGGCCTGTATGGCGGCACAGGAAGCGAGGGGCGCCAAGTGTCCACCACCGGACACAATACCGGGCTGTCCGTGTTACAACTTCGAGAACGGCGGTCTGTTCCTGGAGTGCGCAGGTGCTACCGAGGAGTCCCTCAGGAATGCTTTGTCCGGCGTGATACATGCCGCCGGCGAGGAAG GAGCGCTTGTACAATCATTGAGCGTGTACGAATTGGATCGAAAAGTGGAGGAATTGCGATCCGCCGCTTTCCCGGCTGGCTCGCAAATTAGACATTTGCAAATATCGCATTCCGCGATTCGCGAAGTAAGCGAGGATGCTTTCCAGCGACTGAGCAAAAGCCTGGAATCCTTGGCACTTGTATCTGGCCGACTACCTCACGTACCTCAAAAGGCTATGGCCACGCTGAGCCTACTCAAAGCGTTGGATTTGGAAGCTAACCTCGTTTATGAGCTGCCTAGCTTCAGTTTCTACGGGCTCTCGTTAATTAAACTGAACCTGAAGGGTAATCAAATCGTGAAAATTTCGGAATACGCCTTTGCCGGTCTCGAGACCACTTTAAAGGATTTAGATCTGGCGGAAAACAAGATCAGAGTATTCCCCATGACCTCCTTAAGAAGATTAGAACATCTCACGTCCTTGAGGCTTGCATGGAACGAAGTATCCCAGCTCCCGGAGGATGGCTATTCCAGGCTAATCGCCTTAAACTTCCTCGATCTCAGTAGCAACAATTTCAAGGACATTCCGCTCAATTGCTTTCGCTGTTGTCCGTCCTTAAAGACTCTCTCCCTTTATTACAACGTAGTCGAGGCGGTCGACAAGGATGCTTTTATATCATTGATCGATCTCGAGTCGATAGATCTTAGCCACAACAAGATCGTATTTCTTGATGTGGCTACTTTCCGTGCCAATCAAAAACTAAGATCGATCGATCTCAGCCACAATCACATACACTATATCCGGGGCGTATTCTCAAGACTTCCCGAACTGAAGGAGCTCTTCCTCGCAGAAAACAACATTCTTGAGATACCGGCAGAGACGTTCGCTGGTAGCACAAGTCTTTCGGTCGTTTATCTTGAGCAGAATGCCATCAGAAGGATCGACGCACGTGGTCTGGTAACACTCGGTCAATTGGCGCAGCTACACTTGAGCGGAAATTACATCGAGAAAGTGCCGCGGGACTTTCTCGAACACTGCGAGAATCTCTCGACGCTCTCGTTGGACGGCAACAATATCCGCGAGCTCGAGGTAGGCACATTCGCCAAAGCAAAGCAGTTGCGCGAGTTACGACTGCAAGATAATCAGATCACCGAGGTAAAGCGCGGCGTGTTTGCGCCGTTACCGTCGCTTCTCGAACTGCATCTGCAGAACAACGCCATCACGGATATGGAGACCGGCGCGCTGAGATCCTTGCATAATCTGCAACACGTGAATTTACAAGGTAATCTTCTGGCGGTGCTCGGCGACGTGTTTCAGGTGTCAAACGACGTCGGCGAAAACAGCGGTAGTTCCTTGGTCTCTATTCAACTGGACAACAATGGACTCGGCGTCTTACACAATGACTCGTTACGAGGCCAGGCCTCGGTCAGGATCATGTGGCTCGGACACAATAGGTTGACGCGTCTTCAAGCTCCATTATTCCGGGACCTGTTGCTAGTCGAGCGCCTGTATCTCACAAACAATTCCATCTCGCGAATCGAAGATACCGCCTTCAAACCGATGCAAGCGCTCAAGTTCCTCGAGCTCAGTATGAATCGGCTGAGTCACGTGACCGCAAAGACATTCTCCGAACTTCACGAACTCGAGGAGCTCTATCTACAGGACAACGGTCTACGCCGGCTGGATGCTTACGCCTTGACGGCCCTTAAAAAACTGCGCGTCCTCGATCTAGCTAATAATCACCTGAATGTGCTGCACGACGAGATCTTCCAGGAGGGGCTACCAATCAGAACGCTCAACCTTAAGAATTGCACTGTCAGTATAATCGAGAACGGTGCCTTTCGTGGACTGAATAATCTCTACGAACTGAATCTCGAACACAACCATTTCACTGCCATGGCGTTAGATCGCCTAGATATACCAGGATTAAGAGTTTTAAGAATTTCGTATAACAATTTCAGTCAAATTAACGCGACTTCCTTGGACGGCTTACCGTCTCTTCAGCATTTGGCGATGGAGTCGTCGCAGATACACAGAATATCAGCCGAGATATTCTCGAAAAACAAGAATCTGGGAAAGCTATTGCTCAGCAACAATCTACTCAGGATACTACCAGCGACATTGTTCCTGGGCCTGGAAGCCCTCAAAGAAGTCAAGCTTGACGGCAACAGATTCCAAGAAGTACCGTACGACGTGTTCGCAAACGCTACCACGAtagaatttctttctctagCTAATAACGTTATTTCTCACGTGGATATGTCACGGCTGAATGGACTGATTAGTTTACGGGAGCTTGATCTACGCGGCAACTGTATCACATCTCTCAACGGCTTTGCCGCCGTCAATTTCTCTCGTTTAATATTCGTGGACCTGAGCCATAATCAGTTAAAGGCTCTTCCGGCTAATTTCTTCGCGCGTTCGAATATGCTGCGGACAATCGAGCTGGCGGCTAATAAGTTCCGGCAAATACCCGCGGTAGCACTCACGGCACAAAATATACCCAGTTTAGCCTGGCTAAACGTCACAGCTAATCCTCTTACTAGAATACACGAGATCAGCTCGGAAGCGAAGTATCCGGCTCTACAAGAAATTCATATCTCCGGGACGAATTTAAGTATAGTTACCAGCCAGGATTTCGAGGCATTTCCCGCGTTGATGCATCTTTTTATGGGTAACAATATGATATCCAGAGTATCGCCCAGCGCATTTCGAAATCTTCCGAATTTACTGACGTTGGATCTCAGTATCAACAAGCTGGAGCTATTGCCGCAGGAAAGACTAAAGGGACTGGAACAGCTCAGATTGCTGAATCTCACGCACAATCATTTGAAAGAGCTCGAGGATTTCCCGCCTGACCTGAAGGCTTTGCAAGTGCTCGATCTCTCGTTCAATCAGATAAGCGGAGTGGGAAGGAGCACGTTTCAGCATCTGGAGAGTCTGGCCGAGCTGCACCTCTATGGAAACTGGATATCGTCGATCTCGTCGGACGCGTTCAAGCCGCTGAAAAAGCTCAGGATTTTAGATCTAAGTAGAAACTACTTAGCAAACTTACCGCTGAATGCCTTTCGACCTCTCGAAACGCAAATACGGAGTTTACGGGCCGAGG AAAATCCGCTGCATTGCAACTGCGACTCTCAAGAGCTCTGGGAATGGCTACGCGATCATCAGAAGCTAGTCGGTGGCGGGATGAGCCGGAATCGCGGTGGTGGACTGAGGATGAACGACATGGACGGCAGTCTGTTGAGATGTGAGCAGCCACCGGAGCTGCGCGGACTTGTATTCCTGGATCTGGACCCACGCGCCTTTTGCTCCGCGCCTTTGGTATTAAAATTGGCGATTCAGGACATCCAGCCTTTCTCCGTGCTGGTGTCGTGGCAGAGCAGGAATCATTCCAGCTTGCGCGGCTATCAGGTGGCCTATCACGCCCTGGACAATGTTGACGAG GTACGTGCCAAAATACTCGAGCCCAGCGCGCGCTCGGTGAAACTATCGAAGCTGTCGTCGAACACTCGTTACTTGATCTGCGTATTCGGTCTCGGTAATTGGATGACTTCGCGGACGGAGGACGGCCCGATCGAGCAGCTGAATTTCACGCAGATCGAGATACTCGCATCGACGCCGAGTTCGCAGATGAAGGATTCCACAACCAGCCGTTGTACCGAAGTGAAGACGTTGGACGCGCCGGACGCGATAATTAGCAGCGACGGTTCGGCCATGGGCGACGTCGGTAGCGTCAGCAGTTTCCTGACAAGGCGGCTCGGTCTGATAGTCGGCTGCTGCATGGGCTTTGTCGTCTTCCTTCTACTGGTGTCCGTGCTCGGCTATCTCAAGGTTAAAAAGCAGCGGGAAGCGGTCAAGAGAGAACAACAGCCGATACCGCCCGAGTATATATCGTATCGGCACTTCAGTATACAGAGCGGCGAAGCCGGACACACCAGGCAGACCAGCCAGGATGGTCAGCATCCAAACTTCATCAATAATACTACGCTGAACGTATGA